The following is a genomic window from Clostridium fungisolvens.
ACCATTGAAATATTTAGTGATAAGGTACCAATGCTTCCAAAAGCTTTAGAATATGCATCCATGGGAATTATTCCAGAAGGAATGTACAATAACCAAGATTATTTAAAGAATATATTCAGCACTGCAACTAAGGTTTCTCAAGAAATGCACGATGTACTGCTTGATCCTCAAACTTCTGGAGGTCTACTGTTATCTATGCCAGAGAAAGATGCTAAAGAATACTTGTCTAGAATGGAATGCTACACTCCATGGGCAAGAATTATTGGTCAGGTAACTGATAAGAAAGACTATTCTATTGTTGTAAAATAAGGTTGTATCCAAATTCAGCTTTAGAGGTAAACAGAGTCTTTATTTTAGAGGACTGAATCAGAAAATATTCAACTTAATAATATAAAGAAAAGGTATGCTTAATTTAGCATACCTTTATTTTTTACTCTACTACATCCATAATCATCTTTTTGCAGTCCTTACAATAATAAGCTTCTATCTTATTTAAATCTTCATAGTTTCTCATTACTACACCACTAGCAAAGGCATTAAAAAATACCCCTTTATCCTTCGATTCCTCAATCCATTTTAAAGAACCTTCTCTTGTATATATGAACCCTTTTTTAGACTCTTTATGACAATAAGGACATTCCATTTCATTACCCCATTCCCTATTTTAGGTTATAAATATGAGCAGTGACCACTTATTTTGCTGTACCACTACTCACTAAGACTAACTTATTATAATGTAATCACCTTGCCAGCTGACTTCATAACTTCAAGAATCGCATACATATTGCTTACTTGTCCTACAGTAACCTTTTCTTTAAGTTCATAGAAATCAAGGCATGCTCCACAAATTAAAAGCTCAACTCCTGCTTCTTCTAGTTTCTTTAAGTGCTCAGCCGCCTGATCATTTAATGTTGGAACCTTTACTCCATCATTCATAAATAATACTGCCTTTGGATAATCCTCAGATTCTGATACTGTGTAGAAGAACATCTTCATCAAAGATTGTCCAAGTTCTTCATTTCCAATCCCAATTGTGCTTTTATTTACAAAAACGCACCAGTCTCCAAGAGGTTTTCTATTTTCAACTTTTGCAATTATCTCTTCACATTCTTCACAGCCATTAGAAAACTTTACATTAAAGTCTCCATTAGCCTCTTCAACATTAACCTCAAAGCCTTGGCTATTAGCAAACTTTCTTAGGTTTTCTACAGCTATTTTATTGTCAACTTGAACTGTAAAGAACTTTCCGCCTTGTTCAATTTCCTTCTTTGCCATCATTACAGGCATAGGACAATTCTTTCCTCTTGCATCTATGTTTCTACTCATCTTAATCACCTTTCAAGAAAATTAATTTTACATTAATTATACACTATAATATTAAATAAATTAAACAGCCAAGGGTGTCCTATGTACAAAAATCATTTTATATTCTCTCGCATATACTCTTTAGTTTTTTTCACTATATCAACAATATCATAATAAGCCTTCAAAGTACCATTAGTGACTATTGGACGGCCAAATGACACCAATCCAAGTACTCTGGAGCTAAAACCACCAATTCTCATAATATTATTCACAGAAGGAGAAGTGTTTGCCAAAAAAAGCCCCTCCATATCACCATTAAGCTCTTTATACAAATCTGAAATAGCAGGTATGACTAATTTCCCCCAATGTCTGCGACATAAAGTATAAACCTTCGAATCAAATTCATCTCTGCCAATATATATGAGCTTTCCTAAATCATTCTTTGTTATATTATCAAAAGTATCAATAGATAACAGCTCCTCTTTTAGCGGTAATATATCCATAGGAAGTTTGTTAATATGTATATTTGCTGCCACAGCTGAGGAATGGCATCCCCCGACATCATGATAAATTACGATCATGGATTTCACCTCCATACATAACTCATAGAAATTGCAAAAATAATCATACTTTTCATAACTGATACATCCTTATTATCCCTAAAAATAAGGTTTGTATGTAAAATCCTGCCTATATAAATATATAAAATTTAAAATTCCCTTTTATAGTGAAAAATAAGTTCCCCGATTTATAACACTAATACTATGCCATAAATCAGGGAACCTAAAAACCTATTTATTCACTATTTCATTTAAGCTTTCAAATGTATGCTCAATTATTTCAGCGCAGCTAACACCATTCTTTTTTAATTCCTTACAAGTCTCTGCTCCGTACTTTTCACGTACACCCTTCATTAGTTGGTTTGTAAGGGCTCTTGCTTCATTTTGTTCTGTATTACTTTCTCTACCTCTTAAAGATCCTATAATAACAGCTGCAGCTCCTACAGCTCCACAAACACTTCCTACTGTAAACCCTGTCCCCATACCGCTTCCAAGCCCTACAGGAATATTTGTATTATTTTTCTCATTGTAAGCCTTTATCACTGCTTCTCCACATGTAAATCCTTGTTTATGATATTCTGATGCTTTATTCATATTAAATTCCTCCTATAGATGTACTACTTCATACTTAATATTTTATATAATAATTTTTAATTATAAGCCCTACTGTTCTGTAAACTTTCTCGCACTTTTTATAGATTATCACCTTTATCACACTTCATCAACTTATCTTTTTAAACTGCCAGTATATCCACCTGTACCACCTGATACATTGATAACTTTAAAACCATTTTTATTTAAAACATTGCAAACTCTTGAGCTTCTAGCGCCAGACTGGCAGATAATATGATATTCCTTCGACTTATCAAGAAGTTTATCTGCATCGGCAATAATTTTATTCACTGGTATATTTTTAGCAGAAGGTAGATGCCCATTTTTATATTCATAAGGTTCCCTAACATCAATAAGATTTATCTTTCCTAAAAGTTCCCCTAATTCATTTGCCTTCACGGACTTAATACTGTTTTTAAACAAGAAATCAAACATTTCCATACCTCCAAGAGATTTAATAACTGCATTTATATATTAGCATATTCTTATATGCTTATGTTATTCTTGTTTTTATAAAATGTCAATACTTATGGATAAACTATTTAAAAACTAATGGTATTTAACTTAATTTGTAGCTTTTATTTGGAACTGATCTATTTATATTTAATAAACTAAAACAAAAAAGCCCAGCTGTAAACCATTAGCTGGACTCATATCCTGAATGCATGTTCCCTTTAATTTATTTAAGTAATTGCTTCTTCTTTGA
Proteins encoded in this region:
- a CDS encoding PF20097 family protein produces the protein MECPYCHKESKKGFIYTREGSLKWIEESKDKGVFFNAFASGVVMRNYEDLNKIEAYYCKDCKKMIMDVVE
- the yedF gene encoding sulfurtransferase-like selenium metabolism protein YedF, which encodes MSRNIDARGKNCPMPVMMAKKEIEQGGKFFTVQVDNKIAVENLRKFANSQGFEVNVEEANGDFNVKFSNGCEECEEIIAKVENRKPLGDWCVFVNKSTIGIGNEELGQSLMKMFFYTVSESEDYPKAVLFMNDGVKVPTLNDQAAEHLKKLEEAGVELLICGACLDFYELKEKVTVGQVSNMYAILEVMKSAGKVITL
- a CDS encoding DUF3189 family protein gives rise to the protein MIVIYHDVGGCHSSAVAANIHINKLPMDILPLKEELLSIDTFDNITKNDLGKLIYIGRDEFDSKVYTLCRRHWGKLVIPAISDLYKELNGDMEGLFLANTSPSVNNIMRIGGFSSRVLGLVSFGRPIVTNGTLKAYYDIVDIVKKTKEYMRENIK
- a CDS encoding C-GCAxxG-C-C family (seleno)protein encodes the protein MNKASEYHKQGFTCGEAVIKAYNEKNNTNIPVGLGSGMGTGFTVGSVCGAVGAAAVIIGSLRGRESNTEQNEARALTNQLMKGVREKYGAETCKELKKNGVSCAEIIEHTFESLNEIVNK
- a CDS encoding rhodanese-like domain-containing protein, whose protein sequence is MFDFLFKNSIKSVKANELGELLGKINLIDVREPYEYKNGHLPSAKNIPVNKIIADADKLLDKSKEYHIICQSGARSSRVCNVLNKNGFKVINVSGGTGGYTGSLKR